Proteins encoded by one window of Rhodohalobacter sp. SW132:
- a CDS encoding serine O-acetyltransferase: MKQSFIDTLLASHRDASSCPPPDEVIRFFDKLVGTLFPEFSANRVENESALREMFNTLNSELKTILSQNRECIRSGEKEIEERFFSALPDIHSRLLMDIDAMYLGDPAANSRAEVIRTYPGFYAITAHRIAHEMVSLGVKLIPRIISEHAHRQTGIDIHPAATIGDHFCIDHGTGIVIGETTEIGSNVKIYQGVTLGALSVKKEDARKKRHPTIEDDVVLYAGASILGGKTVIGKGSTIGGNVWLTESVPEGSKIYYQAKMTNSDGETDTITFR; the protein is encoded by the coding sequence ATGAAACAGTCTTTTATCGATACCCTGCTGGCTTCACACCGGGATGCATCTTCATGCCCTCCCCCGGATGAAGTCATTCGTTTTTTTGACAAACTTGTCGGAACGCTTTTTCCTGAGTTTTCAGCTAACCGCGTGGAGAATGAATCTGCACTTCGGGAGATGTTCAACACCCTGAACAGTGAACTCAAAACCATCCTGAGCCAAAACCGGGAGTGTATCCGCAGCGGTGAGAAGGAAATTGAAGAGCGATTTTTCAGCGCGCTGCCTGATATCCATTCGCGCCTGCTGATGGATATCGATGCCATGTACCTGGGGGATCCGGCAGCTAACAGCCGGGCGGAGGTGATCCGGACTTATCCAGGGTTTTATGCCATCACGGCTCACCGAATCGCCCATGAAATGGTTTCCCTGGGCGTGAAATTGATTCCGCGAATTATTTCCGAACACGCCCACCGACAAACCGGGATAGATATTCATCCGGCAGCAACCATCGGTGACCACTTTTGCATTGATCACGGTACGGGAATTGTAATTGGCGAAACCACAGAAATCGGCTCAAATGTAAAGATCTACCAGGGCGTTACGCTGGGTGCGCTCAGCGTTAAAAAAGAAGATGCACGTAAAAAACGGCATCCAACAATAGAGGATGACGTGGTTCTTTATGCCGGGGCGTCAATCCTTGGCGGAAAAACTGTGATCGGTAAAGGCAGTACTATCGGCGGCAATGTTTGGCTGACTGAAAGTGTGCCGGAAGGTTCAAAAATCTATTATCAGGCCAAAATGACGAACAGCGATGGCGAAACGGATACGATTACGTTCCGGTAA
- a CDS encoding S9 family peptidase, with protein sequence MDSKEIQFRGAMGDRLSARLDEADGEPKAYALFAHCFTCSKNLKAVGHITKSLASHGVSTLRFDFTGLGNSEGEFSNTNFSSNIEDLIAAATYMDENLQSPSILVGHSLGGAAVIQAAHQIDSVKAVATIGAPADPVHVKENFSIKLDEIEKTGEATVELAGRPFKIKKQFLDDLEATKMDERVRKLNRALLIMHAPLDKTVGIKNAAHLYKLAKHPKSFISLHEADHLLTDKTYSKYTGRLIAQWSDVYI encoded by the coding sequence ATGGACAGTAAAGAGATACAATTTCGCGGGGCGATGGGCGACCGGCTTTCTGCAAGACTTGATGAAGCCGATGGCGAACCTAAAGCGTATGCATTGTTCGCTCACTGTTTTACATGCTCTAAAAATCTGAAAGCAGTAGGCCATATTACAAAATCACTGGCTTCTCACGGAGTATCCACCCTTAGATTCGATTTTACAGGCCTTGGAAATAGCGAGGGTGAATTTTCGAATACCAATTTCTCTTCAAATATTGAAGATCTGATTGCCGCAGCCACCTACATGGATGAAAATCTTCAGTCACCTTCGATATTGGTCGGGCATTCACTTGGTGGAGCTGCCGTCATTCAGGCTGCTCACCAGATCGATTCTGTGAAAGCCGTTGCAACCATTGGGGCACCTGCAGATCCGGTTCACGTAAAAGAAAATTTCTCAATTAAACTGGATGAAATCGAAAAAACCGGCGAAGCCACCGTTGAACTGGCCGGACGCCCTTTTAAAATCAAAAAACAATTTCTTGATGATTTGGAAGCCACCAAGATGGATGAGCGGGTCCGTAAGCTTAACCGCGCCCTGCTTATCATGCATGCCCCGCTGGATAAAACCGTTGGGATCAAAAATGCTGCTCATCTCTATAAACTGGCAAAACACCCAAAAAGCTTTATTTCATTACACGAAGCTGATCACCTGCTGACCGACAAAACCTACAGCAAGTATACCGGCAGACTGATCGCTCAGTGGAGTGATGTGTACATCTGA
- a CDS encoding bifunctional UDP-sugar hydrolase/5'-nucleotidase, with protein MRSIKPKEKQQNGIQKIFFRWVLQLSTLLLFLIFLISVPAEAQDRIPITILHTNDEHSHLIPHPAVDHHPERENPAIGGFARLAGKVNEIRQEKERNGEPVLLFSGGDFIGGPSFGWLALSGHAAELTLMQEIGYDAVVIGNHEFDFGTEVLAEYLAAAGYPEAHEHTAVLGTNHLVPEDHPLAEADIKTTVLKTLDNGLKIGVFGLIGDDAISKTAFPEPVEFRNYLEAAEEAVAELKAEGAELIISVNHSGEIEDQILAREVEGIHVIVGGHFHTPLYEPIVEGETVIVQAGSYTEYLGRLELYWLPDDNKVEIRNPEYDNPFLIRLDSSVEPDREIAERVRMYEQELNALVEEMTGGFVNDIHQTIMHSRFSLNRAYKQESAIGNFITDAMRIETGRAIGERVDVAVQANGAIRGSIRPGTMPWSEGEVSFYDLMITTGLGSGPDGKPGYPVVAFYLTGEEVRRAMEVSVLLSEMLMDNYFLQFSGASMEYDPKRALWLTVPVIDQPIPSSRSVLNASLYEGDGIQQEDGMRPLEKGDQELYHVVTDYYIAGFLPMVGELLPSLGIEFKNSRGDIIELDDAIVKQNGSELKVWQTVANYALSFSDEDSEESVIPAVYEEPGNRLIRVEARSLYFWPLVGVILLAGGLMALLYRRRRLKRG; from the coding sequence ATGCGTTCTATCAAACCGAAAGAAAAACAGCAGAACGGTATACAAAAAATTTTTTTTAGATGGGTTCTCCAACTCAGTACGCTACTTCTCTTTCTGATTTTTCTGATATCTGTTCCGGCTGAAGCGCAGGATCGGATCCCCATTACCATTCTGCATACCAATGATGAACATTCGCACCTGATACCGCATCCCGCCGTGGATCATCACCCGGAACGCGAAAACCCCGCAATTGGCGGATTTGCCCGGCTGGCCGGAAAGGTGAATGAGATCAGGCAGGAGAAAGAGCGAAATGGGGAGCCGGTACTACTCTTCTCCGGCGGAGATTTTATTGGAGGGCCATCGTTTGGCTGGCTGGCGCTTTCGGGACATGCAGCTGAACTCACCCTGATGCAGGAAATCGGTTACGATGCCGTCGTAATTGGAAATCATGAGTTCGATTTTGGAACCGAAGTACTTGCAGAATACCTGGCGGCGGCAGGATACCCGGAGGCTCATGAACACACCGCCGTGCTTGGAACCAACCACCTTGTTCCTGAAGATCACCCGCTTGCCGAAGCAGATATCAAAACAACAGTTTTAAAAACGCTCGACAATGGTCTGAAGATTGGAGTTTTTGGTCTGATTGGGGATGATGCGATCAGTAAAACAGCTTTTCCCGAACCGGTCGAATTCAGAAATTATCTTGAAGCCGCCGAAGAAGCTGTGGCTGAGCTGAAGGCAGAAGGCGCTGAGCTGATTATCTCCGTAAATCATTCCGGTGAGATTGAAGACCAGATATTGGCGAGAGAAGTGGAGGGGATTCACGTGATTGTTGGCGGCCATTTTCACACTCCGTTATACGAGCCGATTGTTGAAGGCGAAACGGTAATTGTTCAGGCCGGGTCATACACGGAATACCTGGGACGGCTTGAATTATACTGGCTGCCGGATGATAATAAAGTGGAGATCCGAAACCCGGAGTACGATAACCCATTTCTCATCCGGCTCGACTCCTCCGTTGAACCGGATCGGGAGATTGCAGAGCGTGTGAGAATGTATGAGCAGGAATTGAATGCCTTAGTGGAAGAGATGACCGGCGGATTCGTGAATGATATTCATCAAACCATAATGCACTCCCGGTTTTCACTGAACCGTGCTTACAAACAGGAGTCGGCCATCGGGAATTTCATTACAGATGCCATGCGGATTGAAACCGGCCGCGCGATCGGGGAGCGGGTTGATGTGGCGGTTCAGGCGAACGGAGCCATTCGCGGAAGCATCCGCCCGGGAACAATGCCATGGTCGGAAGGGGAGGTCTCTTTTTATGATTTAATGATTACCACCGGGCTCGGTTCCGGTCCTGATGGCAAACCGGGTTACCCGGTTGTAGCATTTTATCTTACCGGGGAGGAGGTGCGCCGCGCGATGGAAGTTTCCGTTTTACTTTCCGAAATGCTGATGGACAACTACTTTTTGCAATTTTCCGGCGCATCCATGGAGTATGATCCCAAGAGGGCGCTCTGGCTAACGGTGCCGGTTATTGATCAGCCGATTCCAAGTTCCCGGTCTGTTTTGAATGCATCGTTATATGAAGGCGATGGTATTCAGCAGGAGGATGGCATGCGTCCGCTGGAAAAGGGTGATCAGGAGCTCTATCATGTGGTTACCGACTACTACATCGCCGGTTTTTTACCGATGGTTGGGGAGCTTTTACCGAGCCTGGGAATCGAATTTAAAAATAGCCGGGGCGATATTATAGAACTGGACGACGCAATTGTGAAACAGAATGGAAGTGAGCTGAAAGTATGGCAGACGGTAGCAAATTACGCACTATCGTTTTCTGATGAAGATTCAGAAGAATCGGTAATTCCAGCGGTGTACGAAGAACCGGGAAATCGGCTGATTCGGGTGGAAGCCCGGTCACTTTACTTCTGGCCGCTTGTGGGAGTGATTCTGCTGGCGGGCGGTTTGATGGCGCTGCTGTACCGAAGGCGCAGGTTGAAAAGAGGCTGA
- a CDS encoding superoxide dismutase family protein translates to MLDTIKLTLITFSLILFAGCAEQNNMNHQTEAENADFYELVTVLHPTMGSQAEGVVRFYQTDEGIRVVAEISQLEPNSAHGFHIHEFGDCTAPDGTSAGGHFDPHDQPHAGPEDDERHVGDMGNLVADENGIADIDYVDPVLSFTGEDSILGRGVIVHAGEDDLESQPTGDAGARLACGVIGVAQSE, encoded by the coding sequence ATGCTTGATACTATTAAACTCACATTGATTACATTTTCACTCATACTGTTTGCAGGTTGTGCTGAACAGAATAACATGAACCATCAAACTGAGGCTGAAAACGCCGATTTTTATGAACTCGTTACTGTCCTGCATCCAACCATGGGAAGTCAGGCAGAAGGTGTCGTTCGATTTTACCAGACAGATGAAGGAATTCGCGTAGTAGCGGAAATCAGTCAGCTCGAACCCAATAGCGCACACGGATTCCACATTCACGAATTTGGCGACTGCACCGCTCCTGACGGCACTTCAGCCGGCGGGCACTTTGATCCGCATGATCAGCCACACGCCGGTCCGGAAGATGACGAGCGCCACGTAGGCGATATGGGGAACCTGGTTGCCGATGAGAACGGAATCGCCGATATCGATTATGTTGATCCCGTTCTTTCATTCACCGGGGAAGATTCTATTCTTGGCAGAGGTGTGATTGTTCATGCAGGCGAGGACGACCTTGAAAGTCAGCCAACCGGGGATGCCGGTGCGCGTCTTGCTTGCGGCGTCATTGGAGTTGCTCAATCTGAGTAA
- the cysM gene encoding cysteine synthase CysM: protein MNIEDLVGNTPIIKLQQIPANKNVSIFCKLEGQNPGGSVKDRPALGMISGALERGDIKPGDTLVEATSGNTGIALAMIASVKGLNMKLLMPESATAERIKTMKAYGAEVILTPADKTIEYSRQLAQEMADEKGYFQLNQFANPDNYKFHEQTTGPEIWRDTDGKITHFVSAMGTTGTIMGVSRYLKRQNPDIQIVGTQPTEGSSIPGIRRWSPEYLPKIFEADRVDRTIDVSEKEAREMTRRMAREEGIMGGMSSGGALTAAIRLSEELSDGLIVCITCDRGDRYLSSDLFE, encoded by the coding sequence ATGAATATTGAAGACCTCGTCGGAAACACGCCCATCATCAAACTGCAGCAGATTCCAGCCAATAAAAATGTGAGCATTTTTTGCAAGCTGGAGGGTCAGAATCCCGGCGGCAGTGTAAAAGACCGCCCGGCGCTTGGTATGATCAGCGGCGCACTAGAGCGGGGAGATATCAAACCGGGAGATACACTTGTTGAAGCAACCAGCGGCAATACCGGGATTGCACTGGCTATGATTGCATCCGTAAAAGGCCTGAATATGAAACTCCTGATGCCGGAAAGCGCCACAGCTGAGCGGATCAAAACGATGAAGGCGTACGGTGCCGAAGTGATTCTCACCCCGGCAGATAAAACGATTGAATACTCGCGTCAGCTCGCCCAGGAAATGGCGGATGAGAAAGGGTATTTCCAGCTTAACCAGTTTGCCAATCCGGATAACTACAAATTTCACGAACAGACAACCGGCCCTGAAATCTGGCGGGATACCGATGGAAAGATCACGCACTTTGTCTCCGCAATGGGAACAACCGGTACCATCATGGGCGTTTCGCGCTATCTGAAACGTCAAAATCCCGATATTCAGATTGTTGGAACCCAGCCTACGGAAGGATCATCCATTCCCGGAATCCGAAGATGGTCGCCCGAATATCTGCCGAAGATTTTTGAAGCTGACCGGGTGGACCGAACCATTGACGTAAGTGAGAAAGAAGCCCGCGAAATGACCCGCCGAATGGCCAGAGAGGAAGGTATTATGGGCGGAATGAGCAGCGGAGGCGCGCTTACTGCAGCGATCCGGCTATCTGAAGAACTAAGTGATGGATTGATTGTTTGCATCACCTGCGATCGCGGCGATCGTTATTTGAGCTCTGACCTGTTTGAATAG
- a CDS encoding zinc-dependent metalloprotease: MYIHKIATKLLIGALSLFLITGCGIFGSSTDDAPADRPTPPRTAPNDNEIKPFSEVIEDSFEKDDGLFTVYEDDGTFYYEIPDSLLGREMLMVSRISRTADGIGYGGERLSNQVLRWERRQDDILLRRVSFQNTASDSLPIYEAVRNSNFEPIIMSFDIKALNEDSTGTVIDVTNLFSTDVPALGLQQNRRQQYQVRRLDGSRSYIERIRSFPENVEARHLLTYEAGNPPSNSATGAITLEVNHSMILMAKQPVQARTYDERVGYFSATQRDYGRDVHRAEQVRNITRWNLVPKDKEAYLRGELVEPEEPIIFYVDRATPERYREWLIQGVDDWQVAFEAAGFKNAIYGKMAPTEEEDPDFSPEDVRYSMIRYFASSTQNAYGPHVNDPRSGQIITSSIGWFHNVANLLRNWYFVQTAAANPEARAVDMDDEVMGELIRFVSAHEVGHTLGLPHNFGSSYATPVDSLRSPTYTDNHGTAPSIMDYARFNYIAQPGDGVTNFLPRVGEYDKWSVKWGYTWFGDMPIEEQRDTLNKWVRERADDPHYFYGRQTSSRIDPRSQNEDLGDDAMRASEYGLANLQVITDNLIDWISEEGSDFSHLSELYGNVVAQWGRYMGHVAANIGGVFEDHKTFEQDGAVYSPVSVEDQKRAMEFLERHAFTAPTWVYNEDILSRINQADFVDSFRGRQASVLNNILDPQRLARLIEYENRAENVYSPFEFMDDVRSAVWTELSGGSEINVYRRNLQRAYVERMEYLMTGDLPSIPAAFRQQIGWTQVNVSQSDIRPMAREQLEQLQSDVQSAKNRTNHRATIAHLNDIDRRIDNILDPS, translated from the coding sequence ATGTATATACACAAAATTGCTACAAAACTATTAATTGGAGCGCTTTCGCTTTTCCTGATTACGGGCTGCGGAATTTTCGGTTCATCTACCGATGACGCCCCCGCTGACAGGCCCACTCCGCCGAGAACAGCCCCTAACGATAATGAAATCAAACCTTTTAGTGAGGTTATTGAAGATTCGTTTGAGAAAGATGACGGACTTTTTACGGTTTATGAAGACGACGGTACGTTTTACTACGAAATTCCAGACTCACTCCTGGGGCGTGAAATGCTGATGGTATCACGAATATCCAGAACAGCAGATGGCATCGGGTATGGCGGTGAGCGACTCAGTAACCAGGTTTTACGCTGGGAGAGACGTCAGGATGATATTCTGCTTCGGCGGGTGTCGTTCCAGAATACGGCAAGCGACTCTCTTCCGATTTATGAAGCGGTAAGAAATTCAAATTTTGAGCCGATCATCATGTCTTTTGATATCAAGGCACTGAATGAAGATTCAACCGGTACGGTAATTGATGTTACAAACCTCTTTTCTACGGATGTCCCGGCGCTTGGCCTTCAGCAGAATCGCCGGCAGCAGTACCAGGTACGCCGGCTTGACGGCAGCAGAAGTTATATAGAACGTATTCGAAGTTTCCCTGAAAATGTAGAAGCACGTCATCTGCTGACTTACGAAGCGGGAAATCCACCCTCGAATTCAGCAACCGGCGCCATCACACTGGAAGTAAATCATAGCATGATCCTGATGGCGAAACAGCCGGTACAGGCACGCACATATGATGAACGCGTGGGTTACTTCAGCGCAACTCAGCGCGATTACGGGCGGGATGTTCACCGGGCAGAACAGGTGCGTAACATCACCCGCTGGAACCTGGTGCCAAAAGATAAAGAAGCGTATTTGCGCGGAGAACTGGTTGAGCCGGAAGAACCGATCATTTTTTATGTTGACCGGGCAACTCCCGAACGCTACCGGGAGTGGCTGATTCAGGGTGTGGATGACTGGCAGGTTGCATTTGAGGCTGCGGGTTTCAAAAATGCAATTTACGGTAAAATGGCTCCGACTGAAGAGGAAGACCCAGATTTTAGTCCAGAAGATGTTCGGTACAGCATGATCCGATATTTCGCGTCATCGACCCAAAATGCATACGGGCCACATGTAAATGATCCGCGTTCAGGGCAGATTATCACCTCATCTATCGGATGGTTCCATAATGTTGCCAACCTGCTTAGAAACTGGTACTTCGTACAAACTGCTGCTGCAAACCCCGAAGCGCGTGCTGTGGATATGGATGACGAAGTAATGGGGGAACTTATTCGATTTGTTTCCGCTCATGAAGTTGGGCATACACTTGGCCTGCCGCATAACTTCGGTTCCAGTTATGCCACGCCGGTTGATTCCCTGCGATCACCAACGTATACCGACAACCACGGTACGGCACCTTCGATCATGGATTATGCACGATTTAATTACATTGCGCAACCCGGCGACGGCGTCACAAACTTCCTGCCGCGTGTGGGTGAGTACGATAAATGGTCTGTAAAATGGGGATATACCTGGTTTGGAGATATGCCGATAGAAGAGCAGCGTGATACGCTGAACAAATGGGTTCGAGAGCGTGCAGACGATCCTCACTATTTCTACGGCAGGCAAACCTCCAGCAGAATCGATCCAAGATCTCAAAATGAAGATCTCGGGGATGATGCCATGCGCGCCAGTGAATATGGGCTGGCAAACCTGCAGGTCATCACGGATAACCTGATCGACTGGATATCAGAAGAAGGCTCTGATTTCAGCCACCTTTCAGAACTCTATGGAAATGTTGTGGCACAATGGGGACGATATATGGGGCATGTTGCCGCAAATATTGGTGGTGTATTTGAAGATCATAAAACGTTTGAGCAGGATGGAGCTGTATACAGCCCTGTATCTGTAGAAGACCAAAAACGCGCGATGGAGTTTCTTGAGCGACACGCTTTCACGGCACCAACTTGGGTATATAATGAAGATATTCTCAGCCGTATCAACCAGGCCGATTTTGTGGACTCTTTCCGCGGTCGCCAGGCCAGTGTGCTGAATAACATCCTCGATCCTCAGCGACTTGCACGGTTGATTGAGTATGAAAACCGGGCCGAAAATGTCTACTCACCATTTGAATTTATGGATGATGTACGGTCAGCGGTATGGACGGAACTGAGCGGCGGATCAGAAATCAACGTTTATCGCAGAAATCTGCAGAGAGCCTACGTTGAACGGATGGAGTATTTGATGACGGGAGACCTTCCTTCCATTCCGGCAGCATTCCGGCAGCAAATAGGTTGGACACAGGTAAATGTAAGCCAGTCTGATATTCGCCCGATGGCAAGAGAACAGCTTGAACAACTTCAGAGTGATGTGCAGAGTGCTAAAAACCGCACAAATCATCGTGCAACCATTGCACACCTGAATGATATAGACAGGCGCATTGATAATATACTGGACCCTTCATAA
- a CDS encoding alpha/beta fold hydrolase gives MKFFTLFVSIVICSVSGLFAQANSYLDGNWEGVIDFSGERMSFSVIFNTIYEETDGAINIPQHASYELPVEVPYLTADSLVFTFQTGSGAAEFRASFTESSPDFISGTYLHGGSEYPFTLSKELSGPDSPIGDHTEQEITIPFDTHEITGSLVTPNSFNDSTLIILATGSGDQTRDNTIGGFDLFRELAIQFADRGFFTFRYDERGTGSSTGVQDASIPELAEDLKGVATFFSGDTAENSFSTTIYLGHNQGGVVALLAARELAPQKLVLMATPILPGDEVITAQIERIAELQEIPDDVVEQNLEFQNKVFQAVRSGDGWSELEEDIAGRLRDQIEELPEAQQRTLGDMESFIDSQVNRQLEGAKSRWFKSFIETDPRDALSELEISMLAIFAENDAQVISEKNIAELEPYSEFLEYVIIPDTNHLFQVSESGLPGEYQMLDRSFSDRFLMGLFQFLNQKTD, from the coding sequence ATGAAATTTTTCACTCTCTTTGTTAGTATCGTCATTTGTTCGGTATCGGGCCTTTTTGCACAGGCAAACTCATATCTTGATGGCAACTGGGAAGGTGTTATCGATTTTAGCGGGGAACGCATGTCCTTTTCGGTCATCTTCAACACCATTTATGAGGAGACAGACGGCGCCATAAATATCCCGCAGCATGCATCGTATGAACTTCCGGTTGAAGTACCGTATTTAACGGCTGACTCTCTTGTTTTCACATTTCAAACCGGCAGCGGGGCTGCTGAATTCAGGGCTTCTTTCACAGAATCATCACCAGACTTCATCAGCGGAACCTATCTGCACGGCGGTTCAGAATATCCATTCACGTTGTCAAAAGAGTTATCGGGCCCGGACTCCCCTATTGGCGATCATACGGAACAGGAAATTACCATCCCTTTCGATACTCATGAAATCACGGGCAGCCTGGTTACTCCAAACTCGTTTAATGATTCAACACTGATCATTCTGGCTACCGGCAGCGGTGATCAAACCCGTGATAATACCATTGGAGGATTTGATCTTTTCCGTGAACTGGCAATTCAGTTTGCGGATCGTGGATTTTTTACGTTTCGCTATGATGAACGGGGCACAGGATCCTCAACTGGCGTTCAGGATGCGAGTATCCCGGAACTTGCCGAAGACCTGAAAGGAGTTGCAACATTTTTTTCCGGCGATACGGCAGAGAATTCATTCTCCACCACGATCTATCTTGGTCATAACCAGGGTGGTGTGGTTGCCCTGCTTGCAGCCCGGGAGCTTGCTCCGCAAAAACTTGTGTTGATGGCTACACCCATTCTTCCCGGTGATGAAGTGATTACCGCTCAAATTGAACGGATTGCTGAATTACAGGAGATCCCTGATGACGTTGTGGAGCAAAACCTGGAATTTCAAAATAAAGTATTTCAAGCCGTGCGAAGCGGTGACGGATGGAGTGAGCTTGAAGAGGATATTGCCGGACGACTCCGGGACCAGATTGAAGAATTGCCGGAAGCCCAGCAAAGAACTCTTGGTGATATGGAGAGCTTTATCGATTCACAGGTAAACCGTCAGCTTGAAGGTGCCAAAAGCCGTTGGTTTAAATCATTTATAGAAACTGACCCGCGCGATGCACTTTCAGAACTTGAAATTTCCATGCTGGCAATCTTCGCAGAAAACGACGCCCAGGTAATTTCCGAAAAAAACATCGCCGAACTGGAACCCTACAGTGAGTTTCTTGAATACGTGATTATTCCTGATACCAATCATCTGTTCCAGGTTTCTGAATCCGGTCTCCCTGGTGAATATCAAATGCTTGACCGTTCGTTTTCTGATCGTTTTCTGATGGGGTTATTTCAGTTTCTGAATCAAAAAACCGACTAA
- a CDS encoding fasciclin domain-containing protein, with protein sequence MTIIKTTFVALIAITLFAMAPHTTTEKEQDHNHHNIVELASENENLSTLVAAIDAAGLVETLEGDGPFTVFAPTNEAFDALPEGTLESLLQPENRELLVEILTYHVVPGKVMSGDLSDGMSAETVQGSEVSISVSDYGVRVDEASVSEADIEASNGVVHVIDSVILPPEDTSSGY encoded by the coding sequence ATGACAATTATTAAAACCACTTTTGTGGCGCTGATTGCGATAACGCTTTTCGCAATGGCACCTCATACAACCACTGAAAAAGAACAGGATCACAATCACCATAATATTGTGGAACTTGCTTCTGAAAATGAAAACCTCTCTACACTTGTTGCAGCTATAGATGCTGCAGGCCTTGTAGAGACACTTGAAGGTGACGGACCGTTTACTGTCTTCGCTCCCACCAACGAAGCCTTCGATGCACTGCCTGAAGGTACGCTGGAATCGTTGCTTCAGCCTGAAAACCGAGAACTTTTGGTTGAAATTCTCACCTATCATGTCGTACCGGGCAAAGTAATGTCTGGCGATCTGAGTGACGGCATGAGTGCCGAGACTGTGCAAGGAAGCGAAGTTTCAATTTCGGTATCCGATTATGGCGTGCGTGTGGATGAAGCCTCCGTATCTGAAGCGGATATTGAAGCCAGTAATGGTGTTGTACATGTAATCGATTCGGTTATTTTACCTCCGGAAGATACCTCATCCGGTTACTAA